One Cucumis sativus cultivar 9930 chromosome 1, Cucumber_9930_V3, whole genome shotgun sequence DNA segment encodes these proteins:
- the LOC101209344 gene encoding LOW QUALITY PROTEIN: eukaryotic translation initiation factor 3 subunit A (The sequence of the model RefSeq protein was modified relative to this genomic sequence to represent the inferred CDS: deleted 1 base in 1 codon): MASFVKPENALKRAEELINVGQKQDALQALHDLITSKKYRAWQKPLERIMFKYVELCVDMRKGRFAKDGLIQYRIVCQQVNVTSLEEVIKHFMHLSTEKAEQARTQAQALEEALDVDDLEADKRPEDLMLSYVSGEKGKDRSDRELVTPWFKFLWETYRTVLDILRNNSKLEALYAMTAHRAFQFCKVYKRTTEFRRLCEIIRNHLANLNKYRDQRDRPDLSAPESLQLYLDTRFEQLKVATELELWQEAFRSVEDIHGLMCMVKKTPKPSLMVVYYVKLTEIFWISDSNLYHAYAWLKLFSLQKSFNKNLSQKDLQLIASSVLLAALAVSPYDSKHGASHLELEHEKERNLRMANLIGFSLDSKLESRDVLSRENLFSELVSKGVLSCATQEVKDLYHLLEHEFFHLDLATKLQPLLNKVSKLGGKLSSASSVPEVQLSQYVPALEKLATLRLLQQVSKVYQTMKIESLSQMIPFFDFSAVEKISVDAVKQNFIGMKVDHSRNIVLFGNLGIESDGLRDHLTVFAESLNKARAMIYPPVLKASKTSDILPDLADIVDKEHKRLLARKSIIEKRKEEQERQLLEMEREEESRRLKLQKITEEAEQKRLAAEYEQRKNQRIRREIEERELEEAQALLQEAEKRVGKKKGSRKPVLDSEKLTKQTLMQLALTEQLRERQEMEKKLQKLAKTMDYLERAKREEAATLIEAAFQQRLLEERMIHERDQQLEVELSKQRHEGDLKEKNRLSRMMESKKSFQERVISLRQEEFSRRRDEREEHIRQIIQARKAEREAQRKKIFYVRREEERIRILREEEEARKREEAERRKKKLKTAERKAKLDEIAEKQRQRERELEEKERLRKESLFGSARSGDAPARPDVAPSSQPLEPGTAAPAAAAAAAAATSPAKYVPRFRRTEASNPDAPPPDSGRWGGSRPDNRPSRPDSWRNDDSRSAFGSSRPSWSSSRAPARASTDR, from the exons ATATCGAGCATGGCAGAAACCTCTTGAGAGgattatgtttaaatatgtTGAGCTCTGTGTGGACATGAGGAAAGGAAGGTTTGCTAAGGATGGTTTGATTCAATATCGTATTGTTTGCCAGCAAGTCAATGTTACTTCCTTGGAGGAAGTAATCAAGCACTTCATGCATCTTTCCACTGAGAAGGCAGAGCAGGCTCGTACTCAAGCTCAAGCCTTAGAAGAAGCTCTGGATGTTGATGATTTGGAAGCTGATAAAAGACCGGAAGATCTGATGCTTAGTTATGTTAGTGgtgaaaagggaaaagataGATCTGATCGTGAACTTGTTACCCCCTGGTTTAAATTTCTGTGGGAGACCTATAGAACGGTTCTTGATATACTAAGGAATAACTCAAAGTTGGAGGCACTTTATGCG aTGACAGCTCATCGTGCCTTCCAGTTCTGTAAAGTGTATAAAAGAACAACAGAGTTTCGTAGGTTATGTGAAATTATCAGAAATCATCTTGCTAATCTCAATAAGTATAGAGACCAAAGGGATCGGCCTGATCTTTCTGCCCCAGAGAGTTTGCAATTGTACCTTGACACAAGATTTGAACAGCTGAAGGTTGCCACAGAGCTTGAGCTCTGGCAG GAAGCTTTTCGTTCCGTGGAAGATATTCATGGATTGATGTGCATGGTGAAGAAAACACCCAAACCATCTTTGATGGTGGTGTATTACGTCAAATTAACAGAGATTTTCTGGATATCAGATAGCAATCTTTATCATGCTTATGCATGGCTTAAACTTTTCTCCCTTCAGAAGAgtttcaacaaaaatttaagCCAGAAGGATTTGCAGCTGATAGCTTCTTCTGTTCTTTTAGCAGCACTTGCAGTGTCTCCCTACGACTCTAAGCATGGTGCATCTCATTTAGAACTTGAACATGAGAAAGAACGGAATTTGAGGATGGCCAATCTTATAGGGTTCAGTTTAGATTCCAAACTTGAAAGTAGAGATGTG CTTTCAAGGGAAAATCTTTTTTCTGAACTG GTGTCTAAAGGAGTCCTAAGCTGTGCAACTCAAGAAGTTAAAGATCTTTATCATCTTTTGGAGCACGAATTCTTTCATCTTGACCTTGCAACAAAACTGCAACCCTTGCTAAACAAAGTGTCAAAGCTTGGAGGTAAGCTTTCATCAGCTTCATCTGTCCCTGAAGTCCAATTGTCCCAATATGTTCCTGCTCTTGAAAAACTTGCTACCCTGAGGCTGCTTCAGCAG GTCTCCAAGGTGTATCAGACTATGAAAATTGAGAGTCTGTCGCAGATGATCCcattttttgatttttctgCCGTGGAGAAAATATCAGTTGATGCagttaaacaaaatttcattggCATGAAAGTTGATCATTCGAGGAACATTGTGTTATTTGGCAATCTG GGTATCGAATCGGATGGGCTTCGGGACCATCTAACTGTTTTCGCAGAATCCTTAAACAAAGCAAGAGCTATGATCTATCCTCCAGTTTTGAAGGCATCAAAAACAAGTGATATATTGCCAGATTTAGCAGATATTGTCGATAAGGAGCACAAGAGGCTCCTTGCTCGGAAATCTATAATTGAGAAAAGGAAGGAAGAGCAGGAACGACAACTTCTTGAAATG GAACGCGAGGAGGAATCAAGAAGGTTAAAATTACAGAAGATAACAGAAGAGGCTGAGCAGAAGCGGCTTGCTGCAGAAtatgaacaaagaaaaaaccaacGGATTCGCAGGGAAATAGAAGAGCGAGAACTTGAAGAAGCACAGGCTTTACTTCAGGAAGCTGAAAAGCGTGTCGGTAAAAAGAAGGGAAGCAGGAAGCCGGTTCTCGACTCT GAAAAGTTgacaaaacaaactttaatgCAATTGGCCCTTACTGAACAATTGAGGGAGAGGcaggaaatggaaaagaagtTACAAAAGCTAGCTAAAACTATGGATTATCTAGAAAGagcaaaaagagaagaagctGCAACATTAATTGAAGCTGCATTTCAGCAACGGTTGcttgaagaaagaatgattcaTGAACGTGATCAACAG CTGGAGGTAGAGTTAAGCAAGCAGCGCCATGAAGGTGACCTCAAGGAAAAGAATCGATTGTCTAGAATGATGGAGAGTAAG AAAAGTTTCCAAGAAAGAGTAATTAGTCTTCGTCAAGAGGAATTCAGCAGACGTAGAGATGAGAGAGAAGAGCATATCAGGCAAATAATTCAGGCCCGGAAAGCAGAAAGGGAGGCtcagagaaagaaaatcttttaTGTAAGGCGTGAAGAGGAGAGGATTAGAATATTACGTGAAGAGGAGGAAGCACGCAAGCGTGAAg AGGCGgagaggagaaagaagaagctgAAGACAGCTGAACGC AAGGCTAAATTGGATGAGATAGCTGAGAAGCAGAGACAGAGAGAGCGAGagttggaagaaaaagaaagactGAGGAAAGAAAGTCTCTTTGGTAGTGCCAGATCAGGTGATGCTCCTGCTCGACCTGATGTTGCTCCTAGTTCTCAGCCTCTGGAGCCAGGGACTGCTGCTCCTGCTGCCGCTGCAGCTGCAGCTGCTGCAACATCCCCAGCAAAATACGTGCCAAGGTTTCGACGGACTGAAGCCTCCAACCCTGATGCACCACCACCTGATTCTGGTCGATGGGGAGGCAGCCGGCCTGATAATCGACCATCTCGACCGGACAGTTGGCGTAATGATGACAGCAGATCTGCATTTGGAAGTTCAAGGCCATCATGGTCCTCATCCAGAGCTCCTGCTCGTGCTAGCACTGATCGTTGA